One Citricoccus sp. K5 DNA window includes the following coding sequences:
- a CDS encoding VOC family protein, producing the protein MSLRWYSTVVESTDHRALARWWATALDWEIAYESDLESVVIPRWSAELSGSLPFHRVPPGMVFVPVEHQKSGKNRLHWDFAPHTSDDRDAEIHRLVTLGATLIDVGEPEDATWTVLADPDGNEFCVLSARDE; encoded by the coding sequence ATGTCACTGAGATGGTATTCGACAGTGGTGGAATCCACCGATCACCGGGCCCTGGCGCGCTGGTGGGCGACCGCGCTCGACTGGGAGATCGCCTATGAATCCGATCTCGAGTCCGTGGTGATCCCCCGCTGGTCGGCCGAACTCTCGGGCTCGTTGCCGTTCCATCGCGTTCCGCCCGGCATGGTCTTCGTCCCGGTGGAGCACCAGAAGTCCGGCAAGAACCGCCTGCACTGGGATTTCGCGCCCCATACCTCGGACGACCGGGACGCGGAGATCCACCGCCTGGTGACGCTGGGGGCCACCCTCATCGACGTCGGCGAACCGGAGGACGCCACCTGGACCGTCCTCGCCGATCCGGACGGCAATGAATTCTGCGTGCTGTCCGCCCGGGACGAGTAA
- a CDS encoding PspC domain-containing protein, which translates to MNENPAPGSTSGFYTWIDSLHTVRSPHRWMGGVVAGLADRIGMDRTLGRALFVVLTLLTSGLTVLFYGLAWMFLPEPDGRVHSREAGQGRWTAGMTGALVFTVLGIGNLFNWPGFLGGSDGFWSFGSVIGLGIIGFFVWLVLSQDGERGRPRELPSGTDPAAGPEPSQPESQPSAQATEPLYVAPTDTGWYSTPAAGTAGTASTAHRSSEGPEPMSATASYPHQPDYRRADPAHPASTVPPAPPTDRTPPSLSGATQLVVVGLAVLAGAAVSLLRYLDVFTAAWPVIWAASLATTLAVMAIGVIAGAIAGRGGGGLTVTTAILAIPVVGATASAYVQDGPWGTNWTDTGNWDGGVVTGNVTEGYDLSFGEGTIDLRQLTGTSAAEATPVDVNLSFSTADLVVPNNVDVFLDADSSFGSVNSPSVGTDDAGRLQVVDAPGDEQIVVKADVSFSTLNVRAEAPTTTGTSQN; encoded by the coding sequence ATGAACGAGAACCCCGCCCCCGGCAGCACCAGCGGCTTCTACACCTGGATCGACTCGCTGCACACCGTGCGCTCCCCCCACCGCTGGATGGGTGGCGTCGTCGCCGGCCTGGCCGACCGTATCGGCATGGACCGCACCCTGGGCCGCGCCCTTTTCGTGGTCCTGACCCTGCTCACCTCCGGGCTGACCGTGCTGTTCTACGGCCTGGCCTGGATGTTCCTGCCCGAGCCGGACGGCCGCGTCCACTCCCGGGAGGCCGGTCAGGGACGGTGGACCGCCGGCATGACCGGTGCGCTCGTCTTCACCGTGCTCGGCATCGGCAACCTCTTCAACTGGCCCGGCTTCCTCGGCGGGAGCGACGGCTTCTGGAGCTTCGGCAGCGTGATCGGCCTGGGCATCATCGGCTTCTTCGTCTGGCTGGTCCTGTCCCAGGACGGCGAGCGTGGCCGCCCCCGGGAGCTTCCGTCCGGCACCGACCCGGCCGCCGGCCCGGAACCCTCCCAACCCGAAAGCCAGCCCAGCGCCCAGGCCACAGAGCCCCTCTACGTGGCGCCCACGGATACCGGTTGGTACTCAACCCCGGCTGCCGGTACTGCCGGTACTGCCAGTACTGCCCACCGTTCCTCGGAAGGACCCGAACCCATGAGCGCCACCGCCTCATACCCCCACCAGCCCGACTACCGACGTGCCGACCCTGCTCACCCGGCTTCGACAGTGCCGCCCGCTCCCCCAACTGACCGCACCCCGCCGTCACTGTCCGGCGCGACCCAGCTGGTCGTCGTCGGGCTGGCGGTGCTGGCCGGTGCCGCGGTCTCGCTGCTGCGCTATCTCGACGTCTTCACGGCCGCCTGGCCGGTCATCTGGGCCGCCAGCCTGGCCACAACGCTGGCCGTCATGGCGATCGGCGTCATCGCGGGAGCCATAGCCGGCCGCGGCGGTGGCGGACTGACCGTCACCACCGCGATCCTCGCGATCCCCGTGGTGGGCGCGACCGCCAGCGCCTATGTCCAGGACGGCCCATGGGGTACGAACTGGACGGACACCGGCAACTGGGACGGCGGCGTGGTCACCGGCAACGTCACCGAGGGATACGACCTGAGCTTCGGCGAGGGCACCATCGACCTTCGGCAGCTCACGGGAACCAGCGCCGCCGAGGCCACCCCGGTGGACGTGAACCTGAGCTTCTCCACGGCCGACCTCGTGGTCCCGAACAATGTGGACGTCTTCCTGGACGCGGACAGTTCCTTCGGCAGCGTCAACTCCCCCTCCGTCGGGACCGACGACGCCGGCCGCCTCCAGGTGGTGGACGCCCCCGGGGACGAGCAGATCGTGGTGAAGGCGGACGTCTCCTTCTCCACCCTGAACGTACGCGCAGAGGCCCCGACCACGACCGGCACCTCCCAGAACTGA
- a CDS encoding PspC domain-containing protein — MDTFYRSLRNIPFRRGPKRWVGGIAGGLSAKFGWDPTLVRIVILLSFILPFIGVATYLVAWVLLPWQDNTIPLERVFPGTQRPL, encoded by the coding sequence ATGGACACCTTCTACCGTTCCCTGAGGAACATCCCCTTCCGCCGCGGCCCGAAGCGGTGGGTCGGCGGCATTGCCGGCGGACTCTCGGCAAAATTCGGCTGGGACCCTACGCTGGTCAGGATTGTTATTCTGCTCAGTTTCATCCTGCCGTTCATCGGCGTTGCCACGTACCTGGTGGCATGGGTGCTGCTGCCGTGGCAGGACAACACGATTCCGTTGGAGCGCGTGTTCCCCGGAACGCAGCGCCCGCTCTAG
- a CDS encoding 6-phosphofructokinase, with translation MRVGLLTSGGDCPGLNAVIRSAVLHGIKSYDYELVGIRDGWRGLIEGDVEDLPRQKVRGLARTGGTILGTSRTHPYDHPGGGPENIKARMAELGLDAVVAIGGEGTLAGAKRLSDDGVPLVGVPKTIDNDLKATDYTFGFDTAVSIATDAMDRLRTTGESHHRCMVAEVMGRHVGWIALHSGMSAGAHAILIPEQRTSMEQVCEWVKQVHDRGRSPLVVVAEGFIPDGHDDPLSEAGADASGRARLGGIGEWVTQQIEEMSGIETRSTVLGHIQRGGAPTGFDRVLATRFGMGAIDLVAQGRFGQMVALNGTEIVQVSLGAALDGLKEVPQHRYDEAKVLFGR, from the coding sequence ATGCGCGTCGGCCTCCTCACCAGCGGCGGAGACTGCCCCGGCCTCAACGCCGTCATCCGTTCGGCGGTCCTGCACGGGATCAAGTCCTACGACTACGAACTGGTCGGCATCCGGGACGGGTGGCGCGGGCTGATCGAGGGCGACGTCGAGGACCTTCCGCGCCAGAAGGTCCGGGGGCTGGCCCGGACGGGAGGCACCATCCTCGGTACCTCCCGCACCCACCCGTACGACCACCCGGGCGGCGGGCCGGAGAACATCAAGGCGCGGATGGCGGAGCTGGGCCTGGACGCGGTGGTCGCCATCGGCGGCGAGGGCACGCTGGCCGGCGCGAAGCGGTTGTCCGACGACGGCGTGCCCCTGGTCGGCGTGCCGAAGACCATCGACAACGACCTCAAGGCCACGGACTACACCTTCGGTTTCGACACCGCCGTCTCCATCGCCACCGATGCCATGGACCGGTTGCGCACCACGGGCGAGTCCCACCACCGCTGCATGGTCGCCGAGGTCATGGGCCGCCATGTCGGCTGGATCGCCCTGCACTCGGGCATGTCCGCCGGTGCGCACGCGATCCTCATCCCGGAACAGCGCACCTCCATGGAGCAGGTGTGCGAATGGGTGAAGCAGGTGCACGACCGCGGTCGCTCTCCGCTCGTGGTGGTGGCCGAGGGCTTCATCCCCGATGGCCACGACGATCCCCTCTCCGAGGCCGGCGCGGACGCCTCGGGGCGCGCGCGGCTGGGCGGGATCGGTGAGTGGGTCACGCAGCAGATCGAGGAGATGTCCGGCATCGAGACCCGCAGCACCGTCCTCGGCCACATCCAGCGCGGCGGGGCGCCCACCGGATTCGACCGCGTCCTGGCCACCCGCTTCGGGATGGGCGCCATCGACCTGGTGGCCCAGGGCCGGTTCGGCCAGATGGTCGCCCTCAATGGCACCGAGATCGTCCAGGTGTCCCTGGGCGCCGCCCTGGACGGCCTCAAAGAGGTCCCCCAGCACCGCTACGACGAGGCCAAGGTACTCTTCGGCAGGTAG
- a CDS encoding GNAT family N-acetyltransferase: MPVDAHTRQIIELAWSRILGLDDGAFAAASSSTSSSPASSSGGRRIEVPTDADSQQGEDDQIATFVRLYGSSVLYGPAWLLEAARGLHDEELALESTMIRLGAGHAARSLGEWVLYYAEDIPDIARSSSVSVSYEASDARELETQCPADDVTEVGLSALDSTFTLIPDDGTGTPTGQPVAGAGYEEWQGLIGHLGVLVRPDLRLKGLGAYAGAIAMEEAFTEGLIPQWRAALGNTGAQRVAASLGFELAGSQTTVLFNQ; encoded by the coding sequence ATGCCAGTCGACGCCCACACCCGCCAGATCATCGAGTTGGCCTGGTCCCGGATTCTGGGGCTGGACGACGGCGCCTTCGCCGCTGCTTCTTCCTCTACTTCTTCCTCTCCGGCTTCTTCCTCTGGCGGCCGCCGGATCGAGGTGCCGACCGATGCCGACTCGCAGCAGGGCGAGGACGACCAGATCGCCACGTTCGTCCGGCTGTATGGGTCCTCCGTGCTGTACGGGCCGGCCTGGCTGTTGGAGGCCGCCCGCGGTCTGCACGACGAGGAGCTCGCCCTGGAGTCCACCATGATCCGGCTGGGTGCCGGTCACGCCGCCCGCTCCCTCGGCGAGTGGGTGCTCTACTACGCCGAGGACATCCCGGACATCGCCCGCTCCTCCTCCGTCTCGGTGTCCTACGAGGCCTCCGACGCCCGTGAACTCGAGACCCAGTGCCCCGCGGACGACGTCACCGAGGTGGGCCTGTCCGCCCTGGACTCCACCTTCACCCTCATTCCCGACGACGGCACGGGCACCCCGACCGGCCAGCCGGTCGCGGGCGCGGGGTACGAGGAATGGCAGGGCCTCATCGGCCACCTGGGCGTGTTGGTCCGGCCCGACCTCCGCCTCAAGGGCCTCGGCGCCTACGCTGGGGCGATCGCCATGGAGGAGGCCTTCACCGAGGGGCTCATCCCCCAGTGGCGGGCCGCCCTGGGCAACACCGGCGCGCAGCGGGTGGCGGCGTCGCTGGGATTCGAACTCGCCGGCTCACAGACGACGGTGCTGTTCAACCAGTAG
- a CDS encoding ATP-binding protein translates to MTTVLTRPRDHRAIAGVCAGLAGHLGLPVAWVRVGVVALALLSGVGVVFYAWLWIFVPDEQEAVIGAAEPVRGAAEQTRTWAFGDRLSSSDGRGWQVIVGIVLLVLAAALGLQVTGVRLNWGLIGPAAVVLLGVALAWLQLDSLRGDATDRAGRTHRITSLVLGLLLVMAGILALAAGLVGAQDMWLGLVVAIVILAGVVLVAAPWVIKLWRDAAAKSSALAVQTERAEIAAHLHDSVLQTLALIQKNADNSAMVARLARAQERDLRQYLYADPTRPDGSLTDRLQDLAAAIEDNHGQPIEVVTVGVATGPWLDPLLQASREAMLNAVRHAGPARVYAEAGPAAVEIFVKDRGDGFDLDAIPQDRLGIRESVIGRMERAGGTATISTGEGGTEVRLQLPVPEHAAGRAAADASAEATEGATP, encoded by the coding sequence ATGACCACTGTCCTCACCCGCCCCCGCGATCACCGGGCCATCGCCGGCGTCTGCGCCGGGCTGGCCGGACATCTCGGTCTGCCCGTGGCCTGGGTGCGGGTCGGCGTCGTGGCCCTGGCGCTGCTCAGCGGGGTCGGTGTGGTGTTCTACGCCTGGTTGTGGATCTTCGTCCCGGATGAGCAGGAGGCCGTCATCGGGGCCGCCGAACCGGTGCGCGGAGCAGCCGAGCAGACCCGGACGTGGGCCTTCGGCGACCGGCTGAGCAGTTCCGACGGTCGCGGTTGGCAGGTCATCGTCGGCATCGTGCTCCTCGTGCTGGCCGCGGCCCTCGGTCTGCAGGTGACCGGGGTCCGGCTGAACTGGGGCTTGATCGGGCCGGCCGCCGTCGTGCTCCTCGGGGTGGCACTGGCCTGGCTGCAGCTCGACTCCCTCCGGGGCGATGCCACGGACCGGGCCGGGAGGACCCACCGCATCACCTCCCTCGTGCTCGGCCTGCTGCTGGTCATGGCCGGTATCCTGGCGCTCGCCGCCGGGCTCGTCGGTGCCCAGGACATGTGGCTGGGTCTCGTCGTCGCCATCGTCATCCTGGCCGGCGTCGTACTCGTGGCCGCACCGTGGGTGATCAAGCTGTGGCGGGACGCCGCCGCGAAGTCGTCCGCGCTCGCCGTCCAGACCGAACGCGCGGAGATCGCCGCGCACCTGCACGACTCCGTGCTCCAGACCTTGGCGCTGATCCAGAAGAACGCGGACAACTCGGCCATGGTCGCCCGGCTGGCCCGTGCCCAGGAGCGAGACCTGCGCCAGTACCTCTACGCCGACCCGACCCGCCCGGACGGCAGCCTGACGGACCGCCTCCAGGACCTGGCGGCCGCCATCGAGGACAACCACGGCCAGCCGATCGAGGTCGTCACGGTCGGCGTGGCCACCGGGCCCTGGCTCGACCCGCTGCTGCAGGCCTCCCGTGAGGCCATGCTCAACGCAGTCCGCCACGCGGGTCCGGCGCGCGTCTACGCCGAAGCCGGCCCGGCCGCCGTCGAGATCTTCGTCAAGGACCGGGGCGATGGTTTCGACCTGGACGCCATCCCGCAGGACCGCCTCGGCATCCGCGAATCCGTGATCGGCCGCATGGAGCGTGCCGGCGGTACGGCCACGATCTCCACCGGCGAGGGCGGCACGGAGGTCCGCCTGCAGCTGCCGGTGCCCGAGCACGCAGCAGGCCGTGCAGCAGCAGACGCCTCAGCAGAGGCCACAGAAGGGGCAACACCATGA